The genomic DNA TAAGACGCGTCGTTTAGGCGACGCGTATCCGGACTTTCAGTCCGCAATACCTAACCCACCAGCTTTAGCTGGTGGTTGTTGAGTCTGAAGTTGATCTTTGTGCGGACCGCCATGCGTTCGACAAGCGCGTGAGTGGCCGAGCCCGGTTCGCGGCTGACGATTTCAATACCATCCAGCTGTTCCGGCCGCACTTTCCGGCGGCGAGCGAGGCGGTGTCGCGGTGGCACCACGAGCATGGTCTCGTCCTTCACCAGAATGCGGATCACGAAATTGGAGCTCAGTGCGCCGACAGGAGAAGCGGGTCCTCTCACAACGGCGATATCGCCCTCACCTCGTTCGAGCGCGCTCATCGCATCGTTCGCGTTGTGACGCGTCATTTGCAGCTCGATTCCTGGAAACCGTGCATGAAAAGCGGCGAGCACGGGCGGCAGCATATAAACCGCGACCGAAGTGCTTGCGAGCACCCGCAATTTGCCTTCTTCCAATCCGCGCAGCCGGCTGATGGCCTGTTCCGCGCCTTCGAGTGCGCGCACGCAGGCTTGTGCGTAGGGCAGAAGCGTTTCCGCAGCCGGACTCAGTCTGACGCCATAACGGTGACGTAGCATCAGTGGTGTGCCGACCGCCTCGCTCAGCTGCCGGAGTTGGGCGGAGACCGCGGGCTGCGTTTTGCCGAGAGCGGCGCTGGCAGCGGTCAGGCTCCCGGTAGAAGCAACTGACGCCAGCGCTATCAAGTGATGGGGTGTGACAATCTTCGACGATTTCATATAAGAAAATGTTGGGTGAAAGGTAATCGAATCTTATTTGACTTTGGTCTAGTCTCGTCTCACCATCGACGCCCCACACGCAGCAACCAGAGGAGCGTCAATGAAGATCACGAGCGTTTCGTGCCACATGGTCACGATCCCATACAAGAACGCCTATCGCATGGCGCCAGGCGAAACGACGCACAAGCGACAGATTGTGATCCTCGTCGAGACAGACGAAGGCATAACCGGCGTGGGTGAGACCGGCGTGACGCTGATCGAGCGCGGTGGAGAAACGCAGGAAGCGATCTACATAACGCTGAAGAAGTACTTCCCGCCGATCATCATCGGCATGGATCCGTTCGAAATCGGCCGGATCATCGACAAGCTCGAAGCGTTCAACCAGGGGCGTACCGGTTTCCTCTGCGCCAAGGCCGCCGTCGACACAGCGTGTTACGACATCATGGGCAAGGCGACGGGACGCCCCGTCGCGACGATCCTCGGAGGCATCTACCGCACGAAGTTCGGCGTGAGCAGAAGCCTCGGCGTGAAGACGCCGAAAGAGATGGGGCAGGACGCGCTGAAGCTGAAAGAAGCCGGCTACGCGATGCTGACGGTCAAAGCCGGGTTCGATCCCAAAGAGGATGTGGATCGTGTCGCCGCAGTGCGCGACGCAGTCGGCGCGAATTATCCGATCGAAGTGGACATCAACGGAGCCTACACCGTCGAGGTCGCCATTCCGACTCTCAAGAAGATGGAGCGTTACGGCATCGAAGCGGTGGAGCAGCCCGTGGCATGGTGGGATCTCAAAGGCATGCGAGATGTGCGCGTGGCGATCGATACCCCCGTCACTGCCGATGAGAGCGCGTGGACACCGTACGACGTCGCCAACATCGCGAAGGAAGGTGCGGCCGATACGATTTGCCTGAAGCCCGTCAAAAACGGCGGGCTTTTCTTGAGCAAGCGCATGGCGGAGATCGCCGATGCCGCAGGCATGGGCGTGCTCATGGGGAGCAAACACCCGTTGAGCCCGGGCACGTCTGCGAT from Betaproteobacteria bacterium includes the following:
- a CDS encoding LysR family transcriptional regulator; protein product: MKSSKIVTPHHLIALASVASTGSLTAASAALGKTQPAVSAQLRQLSEAVGTPLMLRHRYGVRLSPAAETLLPYAQACVRALEGAEQAISRLRGLEEGKLRVLASTSVAVYMLPPVLAAFHARFPGIELQMTRHNANDAMSALERGEGDIAVVRGPASPVGALSSNFVIRILVKDETMLVVPPRHRLARRRKVRPEQLDGIEIVSREPGSATHALVERMAVRTKINFRLNNHQLKLVG